One segment of Anomalospiza imberbis isolate Cuckoo-Finch-1a 21T00152 chromosome 2, ASM3175350v1, whole genome shotgun sequence DNA contains the following:
- the SKA3 gene encoding spindle and kinetochore-associated protein 3 isoform X8 has product MDAAGSFFGKLRELALTVETEVKQLERAMHREDVDCEDESPLAVLHDLHCEIKTQKEDISTSLGKICSEKKAVNEFMKASEILIQRNAADFGKIRELFQKYGYKPQVKDSTEEEDKANIESAMSVQNKSDEEKAKANDVPQLSASTEKPPLPKDPLCNPRLSDFGLSQYTFSKPWSALEAQHTTSARQLKAKNETPLRLRTPQALPKTPKCKLKMDDYECVTPKLEHFGISEHTMCMNEDYTMSLIHKTSQTIKKLVKRGDDNGGNLPEMTVKEIMVTPASKSTADWMASPMVFVFCTPGVKESSKINNTVLSRSPETKELPLPSHAATPQCPDFQTRWLKAEAKQQVTPGGKLESVTKNDAKDTPYKEKRILFAESSDEYLKHTGDPSPPKLEHYDHLLNTPPPPEITRIPENVLKMLSQYNHKVDSSKAMKMEPKTGNTTRYESCSTDYSSKETRSVTCPQPEQACPW; this is encoded by the exons ATGGACGCGGCCGGGAGCTTCTTCGGCAAGCTGCGGGAGCTGGCCCTCACGGTGGAGACGGAGGTGAAGCAGCTGGAGCGGGCCATGCACCGCGAGGACGTGG ACTGTGAAGATGAATCTCCACTAGCAGTCTTGCATGACCTCCACTGCGAAATCAAGACTCAGAAG GAAGATATTAGTACCAGTCTTGGTAAGatttgctctgaaaaaaaagcagttaatGAGTTTATGAAGGCAAGTGAAATCTTGATACAAAGAAATGCAGCAGATTTTGGAAAAATAAGAGAGCTGTTCCAGAAATATGGCTACAAACCACAAGTCAAAGACTCTACAG aagAGGAGGATAAAGCTAACATTGAATCAGCAATGTCTGTCCAGAATAAATctgatgaagaaaaagcaaaagcaaatgaTGTACCTCAGCTATCTGCTTCTACAGAGAAGCCACCGTTGCCCAAAGACCCCCTGTGTAACCCCCGGCTCTCTGATTTTGGTCTTTCACAATACACGTTCTCCAAGCCTTGGAGTGCACTGGAAGCACAGCACACAACGAGTGCGCGTCAGCTGAAGGCAAAGAATGAGACTCCACTAAGATTGCGAACGCCACAGGCTCTGCCCAAAACTCCGAAATGTAAGCTAAAGATGGATGACTATGAGTGTGTAACACCAAAACTTGAACACTTCGGCATTAGTGAACATACCATGTGTATGAATGAAGATTATACGATGTCACTTATTCATAAAACTTCTCAGACAATCAAAAA gttggTTAAAAGAGGAGATGATAATGGAGGGAATTTGCCAGAAATGACAGTCAAGGAAATCATGGTTACTCCTGCATCAAAATCCA CAGCTGACTGGATGGCTTCTCCTATGGTATTTGTGTTCTGTACTCCTGGTGTGAAGGAATCTTCCAAAATAAATAACACAGTATTATCAAGGTCACCAGAGACAAAGGAACTACCTCTTCCCAGTCATGCAGCAACACCACAGTGTCCCGATTTTCAAACAAGATGGCTAAAAGCAGAAGCTAAG CAGCAGGTGACACCAGGGGGAAAGCTTGAGTCAGTGACAAAGAATGATGCAAAAGATACAccatacaaagaaaaaagaattctttTTGCTGAGAGCTCTGATGAGTATCTTAAACATACTGGGGACCCTTCCCCTCCCAAACTGGAACACTATGACCATTTACTCAATACTCCTCCACCTCCAGAAATAACAAGGATACCAGAAAATGTTCTAAAG ATGCTTTCCCAATATAATCATAAGGTAGACTCTTCTAAAGCCATGAAAATGGAGCCCAAGACAGGAAATACTACAAGATATGAAAGTTGTTCCACTGATTACAGCAGCAAAGAGACCAG
- the SKA3 gene encoding spindle and kinetochore-associated protein 3 isoform X4, which translates to MDAAGSFFGKLRELALTVETEVKQLERAMHREDVDCEDESPLAVLHDLHCEIKTQKEDISTSLGKICSEKKAVNEFMKASEILIQRNAADFGKIRELFQKYGYKPQVKDSTEEEDKANIESAMSVQNKSDEEKAKANDVPQLSASTEKPPLPKDPLCNPRLSDFGLSQYTFSKPWSALEAQHTTSARQLKAKNETPLRLRTPQALPKTPKCKLKMDDYECVTPKLEHFGISEHTMCMNEDYTMSLIHKTSQTIKKLVKRGDDNGGNLPEMTVKEIMVTPASKSSKRAEDAADWMASPMVFVFCTPGVKESSKINNTVLSRSPETKELPLPSHAATPQCPDFQTRWLKAEAKQQVTPGGKLESVTKNDAKDTPYKEKRILFAESSDEYLKHTGDPSPPKLEHYDHLLNTPPPPEITRIPENVLKMLSQYNHKVDSSKAMKMEPKTGNTTRYESCSTDYSSKETRSVTCPQPEQACPW; encoded by the exons ATGGACGCGGCCGGGAGCTTCTTCGGCAAGCTGCGGGAGCTGGCCCTCACGGTGGAGACGGAGGTGAAGCAGCTGGAGCGGGCCATGCACCGCGAGGACGTGG ACTGTGAAGATGAATCTCCACTAGCAGTCTTGCATGACCTCCACTGCGAAATCAAGACTCAGAAG GAAGATATTAGTACCAGTCTTGGTAAGatttgctctgaaaaaaaagcagttaatGAGTTTATGAAGGCAAGTGAAATCTTGATACAAAGAAATGCAGCAGATTTTGGAAAAATAAGAGAGCTGTTCCAGAAATATGGCTACAAACCACAAGTCAAAGACTCTACAG aagAGGAGGATAAAGCTAACATTGAATCAGCAATGTCTGTCCAGAATAAATctgatgaagaaaaagcaaaagcaaatgaTGTACCTCAGCTATCTGCTTCTACAGAGAAGCCACCGTTGCCCAAAGACCCCCTGTGTAACCCCCGGCTCTCTGATTTTGGTCTTTCACAATACACGTTCTCCAAGCCTTGGAGTGCACTGGAAGCACAGCACACAACGAGTGCGCGTCAGCTGAAGGCAAAGAATGAGACTCCACTAAGATTGCGAACGCCACAGGCTCTGCCCAAAACTCCGAAATGTAAGCTAAAGATGGATGACTATGAGTGTGTAACACCAAAACTTGAACACTTCGGCATTAGTGAACATACCATGTGTATGAATGAAGATTATACGATGTCACTTATTCATAAAACTTCTCAGACAATCAAAAA gttggTTAAAAGAGGAGATGATAATGGAGGGAATTTGCCAGAAATGACAGTCAAGGAAATCATGGTTACTCCTGCATCAAAATCCAGTAAGAGAGCTGAAGATG CAGCTGACTGGATGGCTTCTCCTATGGTATTTGTGTTCTGTACTCCTGGTGTGAAGGAATCTTCCAAAATAAATAACACAGTATTATCAAGGTCACCAGAGACAAAGGAACTACCTCTTCCCAGTCATGCAGCAACACCACAGTGTCCCGATTTTCAAACAAGATGGCTAAAAGCAGAAGCTAAG CAGCAGGTGACACCAGGGGGAAAGCTTGAGTCAGTGACAAAGAATGATGCAAAAGATACAccatacaaagaaaaaagaattctttTTGCTGAGAGCTCTGATGAGTATCTTAAACATACTGGGGACCCTTCCCCTCCCAAACTGGAACACTATGACCATTTACTCAATACTCCTCCACCTCCAGAAATAACAAGGATACCAGAAAATGTTCTAAAG ATGCTTTCCCAATATAATCATAAGGTAGACTCTTCTAAAGCCATGAAAATGGAGCCCAAGACAGGAAATACTACAAGATATGAAAGTTGTTCCACTGATTACAGCAGCAAAGAGACCAG
- the SKA3 gene encoding spindle and kinetochore-associated protein 3 isoform X2 produces the protein MDAAGSFFGKLRELALTVETEVKQLERAMHREDVDCEDESPLAVLHDLHCEIKTQKEDISTSLGKICSEKKAVNEFMKASEILIQRNAADFGKIRELFQKYGYKPQVKDSTEEDKANIESAMSVQNKSDEEKAKANDVPQLSASTEKPPLPKDPLCNPRLSDFGLSQYTFSKPWSALEAQHTTSARQLKAKNETPLRLRTPQALPKTPKCKLKMDDYECVTPKLEHFGISEHTMCMNEDYTMSLIHKTSQTIKKLVKRGDDNGGNLPEMTVKEIMVTPASKSSKRAEDAAADWMASPMVFVFCTPGVKESSKINNTVLSRSPETKELPLPSHAATPQCPDFQTRWLKAEAKQQVTPGGKLESVTKNDAKDTPYKEKRILFAESSDEYLKHTGDPSPPKLEHYDHLLNTPPPPEITRIPENVLKMLSQYNHKVDSSKAMKMEPKTGNTTRYESCSTDYSSKETRSVTCPQPEQACPW, from the exons ATGGACGCGGCCGGGAGCTTCTTCGGCAAGCTGCGGGAGCTGGCCCTCACGGTGGAGACGGAGGTGAAGCAGCTGGAGCGGGCCATGCACCGCGAGGACGTGG ACTGTGAAGATGAATCTCCACTAGCAGTCTTGCATGACCTCCACTGCGAAATCAAGACTCAGAAG GAAGATATTAGTACCAGTCTTGGTAAGatttgctctgaaaaaaaagcagttaatGAGTTTATGAAGGCAAGTGAAATCTTGATACAAAGAAATGCAGCAGATTTTGGAAAAATAAGAGAGCTGTTCCAGAAATATGGCTACAAACCACAAGTCAAAGACTCTACAG AGGAGGATAAAGCTAACATTGAATCAGCAATGTCTGTCCAGAATAAATctgatgaagaaaaagcaaaagcaaatgaTGTACCTCAGCTATCTGCTTCTACAGAGAAGCCACCGTTGCCCAAAGACCCCCTGTGTAACCCCCGGCTCTCTGATTTTGGTCTTTCACAATACACGTTCTCCAAGCCTTGGAGTGCACTGGAAGCACAGCACACAACGAGTGCGCGTCAGCTGAAGGCAAAGAATGAGACTCCACTAAGATTGCGAACGCCACAGGCTCTGCCCAAAACTCCGAAATGTAAGCTAAAGATGGATGACTATGAGTGTGTAACACCAAAACTTGAACACTTCGGCATTAGTGAACATACCATGTGTATGAATGAAGATTATACGATGTCACTTATTCATAAAACTTCTCAGACAATCAAAAA gttggTTAAAAGAGGAGATGATAATGGAGGGAATTTGCCAGAAATGACAGTCAAGGAAATCATGGTTACTCCTGCATCAAAATCCAGTAAGAGAGCTGAAGATG CAGCAGCTGACTGGATGGCTTCTCCTATGGTATTTGTGTTCTGTACTCCTGGTGTGAAGGAATCTTCCAAAATAAATAACACAGTATTATCAAGGTCACCAGAGACAAAGGAACTACCTCTTCCCAGTCATGCAGCAACACCACAGTGTCCCGATTTTCAAACAAGATGGCTAAAAGCAGAAGCTAAG CAGCAGGTGACACCAGGGGGAAAGCTTGAGTCAGTGACAAAGAATGATGCAAAAGATACAccatacaaagaaaaaagaattctttTTGCTGAGAGCTCTGATGAGTATCTTAAACATACTGGGGACCCTTCCCCTCCCAAACTGGAACACTATGACCATTTACTCAATACTCCTCCACCTCCAGAAATAACAAGGATACCAGAAAATGTTCTAAAG ATGCTTTCCCAATATAATCATAAGGTAGACTCTTCTAAAGCCATGAAAATGGAGCCCAAGACAGGAAATACTACAAGATATGAAAGTTGTTCCACTGATTACAGCAGCAAAGAGACCAG
- the SKA3 gene encoding spindle and kinetochore-associated protein 3 isoform X1: MDAAGSFFGKLRELALTVETEVKQLERAMHREDVDCEDESPLAVLHDLHCEIKTQKEDISTSLGKICSEKKAVNEFMKASEILIQRNAADFGKIRELFQKYGYKPQVKDSTEEEDKANIESAMSVQNKSDEEKAKANDVPQLSASTEKPPLPKDPLCNPRLSDFGLSQYTFSKPWSALEAQHTTSARQLKAKNETPLRLRTPQALPKTPKCKLKMDDYECVTPKLEHFGISEHTMCMNEDYTMSLIHKTSQTIKKLVKRGDDNGGNLPEMTVKEIMVTPASKSSKRAEDAAADWMASPMVFVFCTPGVKESSKINNTVLSRSPETKELPLPSHAATPQCPDFQTRWLKAEAKQQVTPGGKLESVTKNDAKDTPYKEKRILFAESSDEYLKHTGDPSPPKLEHYDHLLNTPPPPEITRIPENVLKMLSQYNHKVDSSKAMKMEPKTGNTTRYESCSTDYSSKETRSVTCPQPEQACPW, from the exons ATGGACGCGGCCGGGAGCTTCTTCGGCAAGCTGCGGGAGCTGGCCCTCACGGTGGAGACGGAGGTGAAGCAGCTGGAGCGGGCCATGCACCGCGAGGACGTGG ACTGTGAAGATGAATCTCCACTAGCAGTCTTGCATGACCTCCACTGCGAAATCAAGACTCAGAAG GAAGATATTAGTACCAGTCTTGGTAAGatttgctctgaaaaaaaagcagttaatGAGTTTATGAAGGCAAGTGAAATCTTGATACAAAGAAATGCAGCAGATTTTGGAAAAATAAGAGAGCTGTTCCAGAAATATGGCTACAAACCACAAGTCAAAGACTCTACAG aagAGGAGGATAAAGCTAACATTGAATCAGCAATGTCTGTCCAGAATAAATctgatgaagaaaaagcaaaagcaaatgaTGTACCTCAGCTATCTGCTTCTACAGAGAAGCCACCGTTGCCCAAAGACCCCCTGTGTAACCCCCGGCTCTCTGATTTTGGTCTTTCACAATACACGTTCTCCAAGCCTTGGAGTGCACTGGAAGCACAGCACACAACGAGTGCGCGTCAGCTGAAGGCAAAGAATGAGACTCCACTAAGATTGCGAACGCCACAGGCTCTGCCCAAAACTCCGAAATGTAAGCTAAAGATGGATGACTATGAGTGTGTAACACCAAAACTTGAACACTTCGGCATTAGTGAACATACCATGTGTATGAATGAAGATTATACGATGTCACTTATTCATAAAACTTCTCAGACAATCAAAAA gttggTTAAAAGAGGAGATGATAATGGAGGGAATTTGCCAGAAATGACAGTCAAGGAAATCATGGTTACTCCTGCATCAAAATCCAGTAAGAGAGCTGAAGATG CAGCAGCTGACTGGATGGCTTCTCCTATGGTATTTGTGTTCTGTACTCCTGGTGTGAAGGAATCTTCCAAAATAAATAACACAGTATTATCAAGGTCACCAGAGACAAAGGAACTACCTCTTCCCAGTCATGCAGCAACACCACAGTGTCCCGATTTTCAAACAAGATGGCTAAAAGCAGAAGCTAAG CAGCAGGTGACACCAGGGGGAAAGCTTGAGTCAGTGACAAAGAATGATGCAAAAGATACAccatacaaagaaaaaagaattctttTTGCTGAGAGCTCTGATGAGTATCTTAAACATACTGGGGACCCTTCCCCTCCCAAACTGGAACACTATGACCATTTACTCAATACTCCTCCACCTCCAGAAATAACAAGGATACCAGAAAATGTTCTAAAG ATGCTTTCCCAATATAATCATAAGGTAGACTCTTCTAAAGCCATGAAAATGGAGCCCAAGACAGGAAATACTACAAGATATGAAAGTTGTTCCACTGATTACAGCAGCAAAGAGACCAG
- the SKA3 gene encoding spindle and kinetochore-associated protein 3 isoform X9, protein MDAAGSFFGKLRELALTVETEVKQLERAMHREDVDCEDESPLAVLHDLHCEIKTQKEDISTSLGKICSEKKAVNEFMKASEILIQRNAADFGKIRELFQKYGYKPQVKDSTEEEDKANIESAMSVQNKSDEEKAKANDVPQLSASTEKPPLPKDPLCNPRLSDFGLSQYTFSKPWSALEAQHTTSARQLKAKNETPLRLRTPQALPKTPKCKLKMDDYECVTPKLEHFGISEHTMCMNEDYTMSLIHKTSQTIKKLVKRGDDNGGNLPEMTVKEIMVTPASKSSKRAEDAAADWMASPMVFVFCTPGVKESSKINNTVLSRSPETKELPLPSHAATPQCPDFQTRWLKAEAKQQVTPGGKLESVTKNDAKDTPYKEKRILFAESSDEYLKHTGDPSPPKLEHYDHLLNTPPPPEITRIPENVLKMLSQYNHKVDSSKAMKMEPKTGNTTRYESCSTDYSSKETSS, encoded by the exons ATGGACGCGGCCGGGAGCTTCTTCGGCAAGCTGCGGGAGCTGGCCCTCACGGTGGAGACGGAGGTGAAGCAGCTGGAGCGGGCCATGCACCGCGAGGACGTGG ACTGTGAAGATGAATCTCCACTAGCAGTCTTGCATGACCTCCACTGCGAAATCAAGACTCAGAAG GAAGATATTAGTACCAGTCTTGGTAAGatttgctctgaaaaaaaagcagttaatGAGTTTATGAAGGCAAGTGAAATCTTGATACAAAGAAATGCAGCAGATTTTGGAAAAATAAGAGAGCTGTTCCAGAAATATGGCTACAAACCACAAGTCAAAGACTCTACAG aagAGGAGGATAAAGCTAACATTGAATCAGCAATGTCTGTCCAGAATAAATctgatgaagaaaaagcaaaagcaaatgaTGTACCTCAGCTATCTGCTTCTACAGAGAAGCCACCGTTGCCCAAAGACCCCCTGTGTAACCCCCGGCTCTCTGATTTTGGTCTTTCACAATACACGTTCTCCAAGCCTTGGAGTGCACTGGAAGCACAGCACACAACGAGTGCGCGTCAGCTGAAGGCAAAGAATGAGACTCCACTAAGATTGCGAACGCCACAGGCTCTGCCCAAAACTCCGAAATGTAAGCTAAAGATGGATGACTATGAGTGTGTAACACCAAAACTTGAACACTTCGGCATTAGTGAACATACCATGTGTATGAATGAAGATTATACGATGTCACTTATTCATAAAACTTCTCAGACAATCAAAAA gttggTTAAAAGAGGAGATGATAATGGAGGGAATTTGCCAGAAATGACAGTCAAGGAAATCATGGTTACTCCTGCATCAAAATCCAGTAAGAGAGCTGAAGATG CAGCAGCTGACTGGATGGCTTCTCCTATGGTATTTGTGTTCTGTACTCCTGGTGTGAAGGAATCTTCCAAAATAAATAACACAGTATTATCAAGGTCACCAGAGACAAAGGAACTACCTCTTCCCAGTCATGCAGCAACACCACAGTGTCCCGATTTTCAAACAAGATGGCTAAAAGCAGAAGCTAAG CAGCAGGTGACACCAGGGGGAAAGCTTGAGTCAGTGACAAAGAATGATGCAAAAGATACAccatacaaagaaaaaagaattctttTTGCTGAGAGCTCTGATGAGTATCTTAAACATACTGGGGACCCTTCCCCTCCCAAACTGGAACACTATGACCATTTACTCAATACTCCTCCACCTCCAGAAATAACAAGGATACCAGAAAATGTTCTAAAG ATGCTTTCCCAATATAATCATAAGGTAGACTCTTCTAAAGCCATGAAAATGGAGCCCAAGACAGGAAATACTACAAGATATGAAAGTTGTTCCACTGATTACAGCAGCAAAGAGACCAG cTCATGA
- the SKA3 gene encoding spindle and kinetochore-associated protein 3 isoform X5 yields the protein MDAAGSFFGKLRELALTVETEVKQLERAMHREDVDCEDESPLAVLHDLHCEIKTQKEDISTSLGKICSEKKAVNEFMKASEILIQRNAADFGKIRELFQKYGYKPQVKDSTEEEDKANIESAMSVQNKSDEEKAKANDVPQLSASTEKPPLPKDPLCNPRLSDFGLSQYTFSKPWSALEAQHTTSARQLKAKNETPLRLRTPQALPKTPKCKLKMDDYECVTPKLEHFGISEHTMCMNEDYTMSLIHKTSQTIKKLVKRGDDNGGNLPEMTVKEIMVTPASKSSKRAEDAADWMASPMVFVFCTPGVKESSKINNTVLSRSPETKELPLPSHAATPQCPDFQTRWLKAEAKQVTPGGKLESVTKNDAKDTPYKEKRILFAESSDEYLKHTGDPSPPKLEHYDHLLNTPPPPEITRIPENVLKMLSQYNHKVDSSKAMKMEPKTGNTTRYESCSTDYSSKETRSVTCPQPEQACPW from the exons ATGGACGCGGCCGGGAGCTTCTTCGGCAAGCTGCGGGAGCTGGCCCTCACGGTGGAGACGGAGGTGAAGCAGCTGGAGCGGGCCATGCACCGCGAGGACGTGG ACTGTGAAGATGAATCTCCACTAGCAGTCTTGCATGACCTCCACTGCGAAATCAAGACTCAGAAG GAAGATATTAGTACCAGTCTTGGTAAGatttgctctgaaaaaaaagcagttaatGAGTTTATGAAGGCAAGTGAAATCTTGATACAAAGAAATGCAGCAGATTTTGGAAAAATAAGAGAGCTGTTCCAGAAATATGGCTACAAACCACAAGTCAAAGACTCTACAG aagAGGAGGATAAAGCTAACATTGAATCAGCAATGTCTGTCCAGAATAAATctgatgaagaaaaagcaaaagcaaatgaTGTACCTCAGCTATCTGCTTCTACAGAGAAGCCACCGTTGCCCAAAGACCCCCTGTGTAACCCCCGGCTCTCTGATTTTGGTCTTTCACAATACACGTTCTCCAAGCCTTGGAGTGCACTGGAAGCACAGCACACAACGAGTGCGCGTCAGCTGAAGGCAAAGAATGAGACTCCACTAAGATTGCGAACGCCACAGGCTCTGCCCAAAACTCCGAAATGTAAGCTAAAGATGGATGACTATGAGTGTGTAACACCAAAACTTGAACACTTCGGCATTAGTGAACATACCATGTGTATGAATGAAGATTATACGATGTCACTTATTCATAAAACTTCTCAGACAATCAAAAA gttggTTAAAAGAGGAGATGATAATGGAGGGAATTTGCCAGAAATGACAGTCAAGGAAATCATGGTTACTCCTGCATCAAAATCCAGTAAGAGAGCTGAAGATG CAGCTGACTGGATGGCTTCTCCTATGGTATTTGTGTTCTGTACTCCTGGTGTGAAGGAATCTTCCAAAATAAATAACACAGTATTATCAAGGTCACCAGAGACAAAGGAACTACCTCTTCCCAGTCATGCAGCAACACCACAGTGTCCCGATTTTCAAACAAGATGGCTAAAAGCAGAAGCTAAG CAGGTGACACCAGGGGGAAAGCTTGAGTCAGTGACAAAGAATGATGCAAAAGATACAccatacaaagaaaaaagaattctttTTGCTGAGAGCTCTGATGAGTATCTTAAACATACTGGGGACCCTTCCCCTCCCAAACTGGAACACTATGACCATTTACTCAATACTCCTCCACCTCCAGAAATAACAAGGATACCAGAAAATGTTCTAAAG ATGCTTTCCCAATATAATCATAAGGTAGACTCTTCTAAAGCCATGAAAATGGAGCCCAAGACAGGAAATACTACAAGATATGAAAGTTGTTCCACTGATTACAGCAGCAAAGAGACCAG
- the SKA3 gene encoding spindle and kinetochore-associated protein 3 isoform X7: MDAAGSFFGKLRELALTVETEVKQLERAMHREDVDCEDESPLAVLHDLHCEIKTQKEDISTSLGKICSEKKAVNEFMKASEILIQRNAADFGKIRELFQKYGYKPQVKDSTEEEDKANIESAMSVQNKSDEEKAKANDVPQLSASTEKPPLPKDPLCNPRLSDFGLSQYTFSKPWSALEAQHTTSARQLKAKNETPLRLRTPQALPKTPKCKLKMDDYECVTPKLEHFGISEHTMCMNEDYTMSLIHKTSQTIKKLVKRGDDNGGNLPEMTVKEIMVTPASKSTAADWMASPMVFVFCTPGVKESSKINNTVLSRSPETKELPLPSHAATPQCPDFQTRWLKAEAKQQVTPGGKLESVTKNDAKDTPYKEKRILFAESSDEYLKHTGDPSPPKLEHYDHLLNTPPPPEITRIPENVLKMLSQYNHKVDSSKAMKMEPKTGNTTRYESCSTDYSSKETRSVTCPQPEQACPW; the protein is encoded by the exons ATGGACGCGGCCGGGAGCTTCTTCGGCAAGCTGCGGGAGCTGGCCCTCACGGTGGAGACGGAGGTGAAGCAGCTGGAGCGGGCCATGCACCGCGAGGACGTGG ACTGTGAAGATGAATCTCCACTAGCAGTCTTGCATGACCTCCACTGCGAAATCAAGACTCAGAAG GAAGATATTAGTACCAGTCTTGGTAAGatttgctctgaaaaaaaagcagttaatGAGTTTATGAAGGCAAGTGAAATCTTGATACAAAGAAATGCAGCAGATTTTGGAAAAATAAGAGAGCTGTTCCAGAAATATGGCTACAAACCACAAGTCAAAGACTCTACAG aagAGGAGGATAAAGCTAACATTGAATCAGCAATGTCTGTCCAGAATAAATctgatgaagaaaaagcaaaagcaaatgaTGTACCTCAGCTATCTGCTTCTACAGAGAAGCCACCGTTGCCCAAAGACCCCCTGTGTAACCCCCGGCTCTCTGATTTTGGTCTTTCACAATACACGTTCTCCAAGCCTTGGAGTGCACTGGAAGCACAGCACACAACGAGTGCGCGTCAGCTGAAGGCAAAGAATGAGACTCCACTAAGATTGCGAACGCCACAGGCTCTGCCCAAAACTCCGAAATGTAAGCTAAAGATGGATGACTATGAGTGTGTAACACCAAAACTTGAACACTTCGGCATTAGTGAACATACCATGTGTATGAATGAAGATTATACGATGTCACTTATTCATAAAACTTCTCAGACAATCAAAAA gttggTTAAAAGAGGAGATGATAATGGAGGGAATTTGCCAGAAATGACAGTCAAGGAAATCATGGTTACTCCTGCATCAAAATCCA CAGCAGCTGACTGGATGGCTTCTCCTATGGTATTTGTGTTCTGTACTCCTGGTGTGAAGGAATCTTCCAAAATAAATAACACAGTATTATCAAGGTCACCAGAGACAAAGGAACTACCTCTTCCCAGTCATGCAGCAACACCACAGTGTCCCGATTTTCAAACAAGATGGCTAAAAGCAGAAGCTAAG CAGCAGGTGACACCAGGGGGAAAGCTTGAGTCAGTGACAAAGAATGATGCAAAAGATACAccatacaaagaaaaaagaattctttTTGCTGAGAGCTCTGATGAGTATCTTAAACATACTGGGGACCCTTCCCCTCCCAAACTGGAACACTATGACCATTTACTCAATACTCCTCCACCTCCAGAAATAACAAGGATACCAGAAAATGTTCTAAAG ATGCTTTCCCAATATAATCATAAGGTAGACTCTTCTAAAGCCATGAAAATGGAGCCCAAGACAGGAAATACTACAAGATATGAAAGTTGTTCCACTGATTACAGCAGCAAAGAGACCAG